The following proteins are encoded in a genomic region of Gimesia algae:
- a CDS encoding DUF4440 domain-containing protein: MADNDVQELLKLSKQLLDSIDHKDWNTYTSLCDEELTAFEPEARGHLITGMDFHRFYFNMNPTGRPRQSTISSPMVSIMGEVALITYVRVVQAIDEHGHDSSAACEETRIWQKQDGEWQHVHFHRSII, from the coding sequence ATGGCTGATAACGACGTACAAGAGTTGTTAAAACTCAGTAAACAACTACTTGATTCGATCGACCATAAAGACTGGAACACCTATACCAGTCTCTGTGATGAAGAACTGACCGCCTTTGAACCAGAAGCCAGAGGCCACCTGATTACAGGGATGGATTTCCATCGTTTTTATTTTAACATGAATCCCACAGGCAGGCCTCGACAGTCGACCATCAGTTCCCCCATGGTCTCCATTATGGGAGAAGTTGCCCTCATCACTTATGTCCGCGTTGTGCAGGCAATCGATGAACATGGGCATGATTCCAGTGCCGCCTGTGAAGAAACCCGTATCTGGCAGAAACAGGATGGAGAATGGCAGCACGTGCATTTCCATCGTTCCATAATCTGA
- a CDS encoding aspartate kinase: MSLIVQKFGGTSVADTSKIVAAARRATETQQAGHQVVMVVSARGKKTDELVGLAAEITDHPTPREMDMLLSTGEQESVALMAMALHKLGVEAISLTGSQIGVVTDSSHTKARIISISTERMRSALNAGKIVIAAGFQGRDKDWNITTLGRGGSDTTATALAAVLDADMCEIYTDVEGVFTTDPRIVPEAHKIDSISYDEMLELASLGAGVMHSRSIEFAKKYKVPLKVRPSFSDGEGTLIAVQPLADAPVVTGVAFVRDEVRVSLTDIPDEPGIMGSIFTRMAERKICLDMIVQDVGTAGLARVSFTVPQSDLAETLTAATEAIEAIGAGKIQHGTNLSKVSIVGCGMRNNYGVASRMFAILAEADINVGMITTSEIKLTVLVNRDQCEKAVQVIHDGFELDQLSSYAFATNEKLSNGKQTGESAQELTSLEQDIINQLSHMEDIVVSEVLLDQSQSRVTVRNLPDNPGICSRLFSVVAEGGVSVDMIVQNMGEDEQAHLSFTVPRTSLEKSLGLVTPLLEEWGEAELSHEAEIAKLSVVGIGLRSHTGVGQSMFSALAELGINIQMINTSETRISAVVDHEQGEPAYRGLLQKFHLG; the protein is encoded by the coding sequence GTGTCGCTCATTGTCCAGAAGTTTGGTGGAACGAGTGTAGCAGATACCAGCAAGATCGTCGCTGCAGCCCGTCGGGCAACCGAAACGCAGCAGGCAGGGCATCAGGTTGTGATGGTCGTCAGTGCGCGAGGCAAAAAAACAGACGAACTGGTCGGGCTGGCAGCGGAAATTACGGACCACCCTACTCCGCGCGAGATGGACATGCTGCTCTCGACGGGAGAACAGGAATCAGTGGCTTTGATGGCGATGGCCTTGCATAAGCTGGGAGTCGAAGCGATCAGTCTGACAGGATCTCAGATTGGCGTCGTTACCGATTCTTCTCATACCAAGGCCCGGATTATTTCGATCTCCACCGAGCGGATGCGATCTGCTTTGAATGCAGGCAAAATTGTGATCGCTGCGGGATTTCAGGGGCGGGATAAAGACTGGAATATCACAACGCTGGGACGTGGAGGCAGTGATACGACAGCGACGGCACTGGCTGCCGTACTGGATGCGGACATGTGTGAAATTTATACAGACGTGGAAGGTGTGTTTACCACCGATCCCCGCATTGTTCCGGAAGCACACAAAATTGACAGCATTTCCTATGATGAAATGCTCGAACTGGCCAGCCTGGGGGCAGGTGTCATGCATTCCCGGTCCATTGAATTCGCGAAAAAGTACAAGGTGCCTTTGAAAGTACGTCCCTCATTTTCCGATGGTGAAGGAACACTGATTGCAGTCCAACCTCTGGCAGATGCCCCCGTTGTTACCGGGGTGGCTTTTGTACGCGATGAAGTACGTGTGAGTCTGACTGATATCCCTGACGAACCGGGAATTATGGGGAGTATCTTCACACGGATGGCGGAGCGAAAGATCTGCCTGGACATGATCGTACAGGATGTGGGAACAGCGGGTCTGGCACGCGTTTCCTTTACCGTTCCCCAGTCCGATCTGGCGGAAACATTGACGGCTGCTACTGAAGCCATCGAGGCAATCGGAGCCGGAAAAATTCAACATGGCACCAATCTATCCAAGGTTTCGATTGTGGGCTGCGGAATGCGAAACAATTATGGAGTGGCCAGCCGCATGTTTGCCATTCTGGCTGAAGCCGATATCAATGTCGGCATGATTACGACGAGTGAAATTAAGCTGACGGTGCTCGTCAACCGCGATCAGTGTGAAAAAGCGGTCCAGGTGATTCATGATGGCTTCGAACTGGATCAGCTCTCCAGTTATGCGTTTGCGACCAATGAAAAGCTGTCTAATGGCAAGCAGACGGGCGAGTCAGCTCAGGAACTGACCTCACTGGAGCAGGATATTATTAATCAGCTGTCTCACATGGAGGACATTGTGGTCAGCGAAGTATTACTGGATCAGAGCCAGTCCCGCGTCACTGTCAGAAATCTGCCTGATAATCCCGGCATCTGTTCGCGACTGTTCTCAGTTGTTGCCGAAGGGGGTGTCTCGGTCGATATGATTGTACAGAACATGGGAGAAGACGAGCAGGCGCATCTGTCATTCACGGTTCCACGGACTTCTCTGGAAAAAAGTCTGGGACTGGTGACACCCCTGCTGGAAGAATGGGGCGAAGCCGAGTTGAGTCACGAGGCAGAAATTGCCAAGTTGTCGGTCGTCGGGATTGGTTTACGCAGCCATACGGGTGTAGGACAGTCCATGTTTAGTGCCCTGGCCGAACTGGGCATCAACATTCAGATGATCAACACCAGCGAAACCCGGATCAGTGCCGTCGTGGATCATGAACAGGGGGAACCGGCTTACCGCGGACTGTTGCAGAAATTCCACCTGGGCTAG